A single region of the Streptomyces virginiae genome encodes:
- a CDS encoding FAD-dependent oxidoreductase produces the protein MAQAADTARTVILTVDDDPGVSRAIARDLRRRYGAEYRIVRAESGESALDALRELKLRGDLVAVILADYRMPQMNGIEFLEQALAVYPGARRVLLTAYADTNAAIDAINVVDLDHYLLKPWDPPEEKLYPVVDDLLTAWRTSDYRPVPATKVVGHRWSARSSDVREFLARNQVPYRWYSSDEPEGRRLLEAAGADGRRLPLVITPEGTALIEPEAPELASHVGLATTPAADFYDLVVIGGGPAGLGSAVYGASEGLRTVLVERSATGGQAGQSSRIENYLGFPDGVSGAQLTERARRQAGRFGAEILTAREVTGLEVNGAARVVRFSDGSAIAAHSVILATGVSYRQLRAPGCDQLTGCGVYYGSSLTEAASCQGQDVYIVGGANSAGQAAMYLARGAKSVTLLVRGESLTASMSYYLIQQIEETPNITVRTRTVVEAAHGEGHLEQLTLRDVDGGASELVDAQWMFVFIGAAPLTDWLDGTVLRDEHGFILAGPDLTADGRPPAEWGLDRPPYHLETNIPGVFVAGDARAQSAKRVASAVGEGAMAVMLVHRYLEQS, from the coding sequence ATGGCACAGGCCGCCGACACGGCGCGGACCGTCATCCTGACCGTGGACGACGACCCGGGAGTCTCCCGGGCCATCGCCCGTGACCTGCGGCGCCGCTACGGCGCGGAGTACCGGATCGTGCGCGCCGAGTCCGGCGAATCCGCGCTGGACGCGCTGCGCGAGCTGAAGCTGCGCGGCGACCTGGTGGCGGTGATCCTCGCCGACTACCGGATGCCGCAGATGAACGGCATCGAATTCCTCGAACAGGCCCTGGCCGTGTACCCGGGCGCCCGGCGGGTGCTGCTGACCGCGTACGCCGACACCAACGCGGCGATCGACGCGATCAACGTCGTCGACCTCGACCACTACCTGCTCAAGCCCTGGGACCCGCCGGAGGAGAAGCTCTACCCGGTCGTGGACGATCTGCTCACGGCCTGGCGCACCAGCGACTACCGGCCGGTCCCCGCCACCAAGGTGGTGGGGCACCGCTGGTCGGCGCGTTCCTCGGACGTGCGGGAGTTCCTGGCCCGCAACCAGGTGCCGTACCGCTGGTACTCCTCCGACGAGCCGGAGGGGCGGCGGCTGCTGGAGGCCGCCGGGGCCGACGGCCGCCGGCTACCGCTGGTGATCACGCCCGAGGGCACCGCGCTGATCGAACCCGAGGCACCCGAGCTGGCCTCGCACGTGGGGCTCGCGACGACGCCGGCCGCCGACTTCTACGACCTCGTCGTCATCGGTGGCGGCCCGGCCGGGCTCGGCTCGGCGGTGTACGGGGCCTCCGAGGGGCTGCGTACCGTACTGGTCGAGCGATCGGCGACCGGCGGACAGGCCGGCCAGAGCTCCCGCATCGAGAACTACCTCGGCTTCCCGGACGGCGTCTCCGGTGCCCAGCTCACGGAGCGGGCCCGCCGGCAGGCCGGCCGGTTCGGCGCCGAGATCCTCACGGCGCGCGAGGTCACCGGGCTGGAGGTGAACGGCGCCGCGCGCGTCGTCCGCTTCTCGGACGGCTCGGCGATCGCCGCCCACAGCGTCATCCTGGCGACCGGTGTGTCGTACCGGCAGCTCCGCGCGCCGGGCTGCGACCAACTGACCGGCTGCGGGGTGTACTACGGCTCCTCGCTCACCGAGGCTGCCTCCTGCCAGGGGCAGGACGTGTACATCGTGGGCGGCGCCAACTCGGCCGGGCAGGCGGCGATGTACCTGGCGCGGGGCGCCAAGTCGGTGACGCTGCTGGTGCGCGGGGAGTCCCTGACGGCATCGATGTCGTACTACCTCATCCAGCAGATCGAGGAGACGCCGAACATCACCGTCCGCACCAGGACGGTCGTCGAGGCGGCGCACGGCGAGGGGCACCTGGAGCAGCTGACGCTGCGGGACGTGGACGGCGGGGCGAGCGAACTCGTCGACGCGCAGTGGATGTTCGTGTTCATCGGCGCGGCTCCGCTGACCGACTGGCTGGACGGCACCGTGCTGCGCGACGAGCACGGTTTCATCCTGGCGGGTCCGGACCTGACGGCGGACGGGCGCCCGCCGGCCGAGTGGGGCCTGGACCGGCCGCCCTACCACCTGGAGACCAATATTCCCGGCGTGTTCGTGGCGGGCGACGCCCGCGCCCAGTCCGCGAAGCGCGTCGCGTCCGCCGTCGGAGAGGGAGCCATGGCCGTGATGCTCGTCCACCGGTACCTGGAGCAGTCATGA
- a CDS encoding helix-turn-helix domain-containing protein yields the protein MPEDTAGPEFARLLRQLKERSGLSYGTLARRLHMSTSTLHRYCSGEVVPADYAPLERLARLCKATPDELLALHRGWMEADANRPRRGADTSGTATTEAAAEAPAEAEAPAVADDAPAEVAEVAEVVQVVEVVPTVAGTARQAAPTRRPRPRRAVLAAVAVPVVAAVTALTWQLTLDGGRPGREAEVRDSPVAAGRTPGAEVSPQGPDGPSVPTSPSPSVAAPSGTAPAAPAPGGDGAGAGGTGGATGGTSGGASGTAGDAAGAPVKVTVRPHTWEAPCGQHYLIDKPPAQVGPPPVERDAPAWVAAAGAVPAGEQYVTLTLQGSGKDTVVLDGLTVRTVAKRAPLPWNDYAMGYPGVGCGAGVPTRSFGVSLDSARPAVAPTEGQPGFPFSVTESQPEVFHILAAASAHDVSWYLELSWSSGSRHGTLAIDHNGRPFRTSGRDGRPGFEFPLGGEGWVRAGKGS from the coding sequence GTGCCGGAGGACACGGCTGGACCCGAGTTCGCGCGGCTGCTGCGGCAGTTGAAGGAGCGGTCCGGGCTCAGCTACGGAACGCTCGCCCGGCGGCTCCACATGAGTACGTCGACACTGCACCGTTACTGCAGTGGCGAGGTCGTCCCGGCGGACTACGCCCCGCTCGAACGACTCGCCCGCCTCTGCAAGGCCACCCCCGACGAACTCCTGGCCCTGCACCGGGGTTGGATGGAGGCCGACGCGAACCGCCCGCGCAGGGGCGCGGACACGAGCGGCACGGCGACGACCGAAGCGGCGGCCGAGGCACCGGCGGAGGCCGAGGCGCCTGCGGTGGCCGACGATGCTCCCGCGGAGGTCGCGGAGGTCGCGGAGGTCGTGCAGGTCGTGGAGGTCGTCCCGACGGTGGCCGGGACCGCGCGGCAGGCCGCGCCGACCCGGCGGCCCCGCCCGCGCCGGGCCGTGCTCGCCGCGGTGGCCGTGCCGGTCGTGGCCGCCGTCACCGCCCTGACCTGGCAGCTCACGCTCGACGGGGGCCGGCCGGGACGGGAGGCCGAGGTCCGGGACAGCCCCGTCGCCGCCGGCCGCACCCCCGGTGCGGAGGTGTCCCCGCAGGGCCCCGACGGGCCCTCGGTACCGACGTCTCCGTCGCCGTCCGTGGCCGCGCCCTCCGGCACCGCCCCCGCCGCGCCCGCGCCCGGAGGCGACGGCGCGGGCGCGGGAGGAACCGGAGGGGCGACCGGAGGGACAAGCGGAGGGGCGAGCGGAACCGCCGGCGACGCTGCCGGCGCGCCGGTGAAGGTCACCGTCCGCCCGCACACCTGGGAGGCCCCCTGCGGCCAGCACTACCTGATCGACAAGCCCCCGGCCCAGGTCGGACCACCTCCCGTGGAACGCGACGCGCCCGCCTGGGTCGCGGCGGCCGGGGCGGTACCCGCCGGCGAGCAGTACGTCACCCTCACCCTGCAGGGCTCCGGCAAGGACACGGTGGTCCTGGACGGCCTGACCGTCCGCACCGTGGCCAAACGCGCCCCGCTCCCCTGGAACGACTACGCCATGGGCTACCCGGGCGTGGGCTGCGGCGCGGGCGTTCCGACCCGCTCGTTCGGCGTCTCCCTCGACTCCGCGCGACCGGCCGTCGCCCCCACGGAGGGTCAGCCGGGCTTCCCGTTCTCGGTGACCGAGTCGCAGCCCGAGGTGTTCCACATCCTGGCCGCCGCCTCCGCCCACGACGTGAGCTGGTACCTGGAGCTGTCCTGGTCCAGCGGCTCCCGCCACGGCACCCTCGCGATCGACCACAACGGCCGGCCCTTCCGGACCAGCGGACGCGACGGCCGGCCCGGCTTCGAGTTCCCCCTCGGCGGCGAGGGCTGGGTCCGGGCGGGCAAGGGCTCCTGA
- a CDS encoding DUF4232 domain-containing protein: MHAFHGTPLVRTSRPHPLRRFAGVAAASLFVLSLTACQDGTGLKDGGAASASGSAAEATGGPATTAAPSTAPTSAPATAPATKTSAAPSAPSAPSAPSGAGERVLCNGSTTRVTAQPVSRPLNHMLITVKNIGSKTCDLTYHPVLRFDEMQWVPAARPETRPQAVVSLAPGEEGYAGVLLSAADGSGEGGTTGHRLTIAFQGRTPLSDGGASATPDLPAAGVAYDSSLTVTYWQRGSADALGS, from the coding sequence ATGCACGCGTTCCACGGCACCCCGCTCGTCCGCACCTCCCGTCCGCACCCGCTCCGGCGCTTCGCGGGAGTGGCCGCGGCCTCGCTCTTCGTCCTCTCCCTCACCGCGTGTCAGGACGGTACGGGCCTCAAGGACGGGGGAGCGGCGAGCGCTTCGGGCTCCGCCGCAGAGGCCACCGGGGGACCCGCCACGACCGCCGCCCCCTCGACCGCCCCGACCTCCGCGCCGGCCACCGCACCTGCCACCAAGACCTCCGCCGCCCCGTCGGCCCCGTCGGCCCCGTCGGCCCCGTCGGGCGCGGGGGAGCGCGTCCTGTGCAACGGTTCGACCACGCGCGTCACCGCGCAGCCCGTCTCCCGGCCGCTCAACCACATGCTGATCACGGTGAAGAACATCGGGTCGAAGACCTGCGATCTGACGTACCACCCCGTCCTCCGCTTCGACGAGATGCAGTGGGTGCCGGCCGCGCGGCCCGAGACCCGGCCGCAGGCCGTGGTGTCCCTCGCGCCGGGCGAGGAGGGCTACGCGGGGGTTCTGCTCTCGGCGGCCGACGGCAGTGGCGAGGGCGGGACGACCGGGCACCGGCTCACGATCGCCTTCCAGGGCCGTACGCCGCTCAGCGACGGCGGCGCGTCCGCGACCCCGGACCTCCCGGCCGCCGGTGTCGCCTACGACAGCTCGCTGACGGTCACCTACTGGCAGCGCGGCAGCGCGGACGCGCTCGGCTCATGA
- a CDS encoding ABC transporter ATP-binding protein, which produces MRHHQEPATVATKAPREGDDSPIVVVDDVHHSFGSGPQAVHALRGVSFEVRRGELTALRGRSGSGKTTLLNLVGGLDTPTGGRITLDGTDLATLDEAGLLALRRDRIGFVFQSFGLIPVLTAAENVGVPMRLRRVPAKVREERARTLLALVGLADHAEQRPGELSGGQQQRVAVARALANDPELIIADEPTGQLDSETGRSVMELLRAVVRSESVTILVATHDPNLIELADRVVELRDGRIVDADS; this is translated from the coding sequence ATGAGGCATCACCAGGAACCGGCGACGGTCGCGACGAAGGCACCGCGGGAGGGCGACGACTCGCCGATCGTGGTCGTCGACGACGTGCACCACAGCTTCGGCAGCGGTCCGCAGGCCGTCCACGCCCTGCGCGGTGTGTCCTTCGAGGTCCGCCGCGGCGAACTCACCGCCCTCAGGGGCCGGTCGGGCTCCGGCAAGACCACCCTGCTCAACCTCGTCGGCGGTCTCGACACCCCGACCGGCGGCCGCATCACCCTCGACGGCACGGACCTCGCGACCCTCGACGAGGCGGGCCTGCTCGCCCTGCGCCGCGACCGCATCGGCTTCGTCTTCCAGTCCTTCGGCCTGATACCCGTCCTGACCGCCGCCGAGAACGTCGGCGTTCCGATGCGGCTGCGGCGCGTCCCCGCCAAGGTGCGCGAGGAGCGCGCCCGTACCCTGCTGGCCCTGGTCGGACTCGCGGACCACGCCGAGCAGCGCCCGGGCGAGCTCTCCGGCGGCCAGCAGCAGCGCGTGGCGGTGGCCCGCGCCCTGGCCAACGACCCCGAGCTGATCATCGCGGACGAACCCACGGGCCAGCTCGACTCGGAGACCGGGCGCTCGGTGATGGAGCTGCTGCGCGCGGTGGTGCGCAGCGAGTCGGTCACCATCCTGGTCGCCACCCACGACCCGAACCTGATCGAACTCGCCGACCGGGTCGTGGAACTGCGCGACGGCCGCATCGTCGACGCCGACTCATGA